A region of the Saccharomyces cerevisiae S288C chromosome II, complete sequence genome:
AAAAGATGGAGGTTGGATGATTTTTACTGCCATTTTTGGTTGGACGAATAGTGCTACCGTCGGCTCTGTAATTAGCTACAACGCCTACTGGTTGGTATTAATATGCGCTTTGAAACTGCTAAtgatagaagaaaaatacggATATATCCCATATCTACCTATTAGCTGGCAAAAGAAACGTATTATGAAAAGATTAAGCATTGCCAAGGCATCGCTCGATCTCAAACATCATACTTCTGAACTCAACTCTAGCACATCAGAGCCAGACAGTCAAAGACGGTCCAAAGATAGTTCTGTGCCCCTAATAATTGATAGCAGTGGTTCAGCAAATTGAGAACATAACAAACACACGTAATAATTTTAAGCTTCTTTTCATACATTTTACAGTAAATACtatgtacatatatattcGTCATTAAAAATAGCTAGAAAAAGGCATGCTATAAAGACTAAATGAGTGCTCCTTTGATTTTAGATGCCAACAAAAGGTAATTCATGCCAATGTCTCTATGACGGCCACTATGTCACCAGAATCAACCATATCACCATTGCCATGGCAAATCTTGATAATCTTACCCGATTTAGGAGCGGATATAATCATTTCCGCTTTCATGGCTTCAATAATTAGTAGCCCTTGACCTGCTTCAATAACATCTCCAACAGATGCTATGGATTTCCAAAAACGCCCAGAATACTCAGAATATACAATTTCTGCACCTTCTGGGAAGTCTTCTTCCTCGTCAGGTTTGACTGTGACACTTTCTTTTAGTTCAGAGTTTGCATTTTGAATCAATTTGGCAAATTCCTCTGCTCTTTCACCAAGCTGGCCCTCCTGGAATGCTGTGATGGAATCTTTGTTTGCGTTGATCCATCTCAAGTATTCTTGATGATCAAAAACACTCTTTTCGATATTGACTTTATAAACACCATTATCACAATCTTCAGTCATTTTATCcaaatcttcttcagaaacTGGGTAAAATTCGACTTGGTCAAATGGGTTCATCAACCACGGAACCTCAGAAGATGCGGCCAGACATAGTTTGTCCCAAATTGGTATTGTTCTACCCACTAATTGGTACCCACCAGGACTGTTAGCAGCATATATGCACATATACATACCGCCAATACCGACTGCACCTCTTTCTGTATATGTTCTACTTGGGTTGTACTTGCTTCCCAAAAATCTGTGACGAGGATCTAATGGAACAGCACAAGGCGACCCTAGGAAGACATCACCTAAACCTAAAACCATAAATCTGGCAGAATACAACATATCATAAACTTCATTCCTTGAAATTCCATTTACATTGGCAATGAAATCAACGTTATTTGGCAACCATGGAGCAGACGAACGAATTGTTTCTTGATACCTTTGAACACATGCCAAAGTCTTCGAGTCTTCGAAAGCCATCGGTAATCTTATTATATTAGAAGTTATCTTccaattttcatcaaactGGATTTCTGTTTCATATGCCACCAATACTTTAAGCAATTCTTTTTGAGTGACTTTGTAACCATCAAATTCTATCAATACAGATCTAACACCTTGGGACATTTCAACAATACCAATAGtcttattctttttcacaAGGGAGATCAGGCATTCAATTCTATAGGAAATATTAAAATTCATTTCATTATCACCGTATTCCACCAAAACATAACGATCACCTGCTTGTCTGTATACAACCTTTGGTGAAAGCTCATTCACTTTTTCCATTTGTGCAAGAATAGGCGTTTCGAATGATGgtaaaattgaaacagAGTCTAAGCGCCTTAACTTAGTACCATCCAATGATTTAATTGCAACATCCTGAGATTCCTTTAAGGATCTCGAGCTTTCGTAAGAAAGTGGCACAAACTGAATGGAATCACCGGGTTTAACCTGTCCAACCTTCCACAGTTCTGCTTCTGGGACAACAGCTTGACACACAAAACCACCTAAGGAAGGACCATCGCAAGTAATAATAACTGGCTCATCACCCGTGAAATTAATTGCACCCAGAGAATAAACGTAATCGTGAGTGTTTGAAGGATGCATACCACCTTCACCACCATTACTTCTTGCCCACTTAGGTTTAGGTCCAATCAAACGGACACCAAATCTATTGGAGTTGTAATGAACCTTCCACTTCTCactgaaaaattcttcgaTGGACTCAggtttaaaaaaatctgGAGACCCATGGGGACCACATGTTACACCAATTCTCCATTCCTTAGTTTCGGAAATTTGAGGAATTAATGATTGAGGAATATTCTGTGGAAGGCACTCAActgatttattttcttcattgctTGGTAAGAATAGTACGTCTCCAAGTTTTAGCACCCTTCCATTGTATCCACCGACATTTCCTAGAGTGAAAGTAGAATAAGAGCCCAAGTATTTAGGCACATCAATGCCACCCCTGATACCTAAGTATGCTCTACAGCCGCTTGTCAACTTGCCAATGGATAAAGTAGATCCCCTCTTAACTTCGACCGGTTTGTGTTGGGGAATTTCTTGGCCGTCTAATGTACATAGAGCGGTACCACCAGTAATGGCAATGACAGTTTCACAATGGAAAACGATGGATGGACCAGTCAACGTTACTTCAATGGCAGGAGTCCTGTAGTCATTACCAACAATTCTGTTCGCCAATCTAAACGAATATGCGTCCATTGGACCAGAGGGCGGAACACCAATTCTCCAGTACCCAACTCTACCGGGGTAATCCTGAATACTAGTGTGTGCACCGGGCAAAGTAATTTCGATGGCGGTAGGCTCATATTGATAAGAGTTCAAAATGTTTGTAGAAACTTTTGCTTTAGCAAAGAAATCACTGGTAATGATAGACTTCAGGTAGTCAATGTTAGTAATACATCCGTaaacttttgtttcttctaACGCTTGATTTAACTTGGAAATTGCATCATCACGGTCTTTCCCATGAACGATAATTTTGGCCAATGTTGGATCATATTCGGGAGAAATATTAGTACCTTTCTTAACCCAAGTATCCACTCTTGCCCAATCAGGAAATTTCACATCGACAAGTAAACCTGGAGAAGgtctgaaatttttcaatggatTTTCAGCATATAAACGTGCCTCCATTGAAACCCCATTGACTTCTACCTTTGTAGAATCAAAATCAGGTGCATCATTAGCGGCAATCCTGATCATCCACTCGACCAAGTCTAACCCTGTAACCATTTCTGTTATTGGATGTTCAACTTGTAATCTTGTATTAACTtctaaaaagtaaaacTCGTCCTTTTTCTCATCGTAAATAAATTCAACCGTACCAGCACACTTGTAATTCAATAAAGATCCCAAACTTTCAGCTGCCTTTCTTAACGCCAACCTCGTCTTTTCTGGCAAATTTGGTGCAGGAGTTTCTTCGATAACTTTTTGGTTACGACGCTGTAAAGAACAATCACGTTCGCCCAAAGCAATGGCCTTACCAAAACCATCTCCCATAAGTTGGACTTCAACATGCCTGGCATTTTCGATAAACCGTTCCAGAAATACACCAGCGTCACCGAAAAATGTTTCACCTTGATGTTTCACAGTCTCAAAAATATGCTCGATGTCCTCTTCAGAATCGACTTTCTGCAAACCAATACCACCGCCACCAGCAGTTGACTTCACCATAACTGGGTATTCCAATTCCGCTGCGACTTTCTTAGCCTCTTCAACTGATGTGATAAGCAAAGAGCCTGGCACTAGAGGAACGCCAGCCTTCTGTGCAATCTGTCTAGCAGAATGTTTTAACCCTAAACCTCTGATAATATCTCCCGAAGGACCAACAAAGGTAATGCCAGCACTGGTGCACGCATCAGAAAAATCCGCATTTTCCGACAAGAAACCATAACCAGGAATAATGGCCTGTGCATTAGTTTGCTTAGCGGCATCTATGATCTTATTCATGTCTAAATAAGTTTGGGCTGCGGTTGTGCCATGAAGGGGTACAGAAACATCTGCATCAGTAACGTGTTGAGAATATTTATCAGGGTCGGAATAAACTGCAACTGATCTAATacccaatttttttaatgtctTGATAATACGAACGGCAATTTCACCTCTATTGGCAATTAACACGGTATCAAataacttcttcttttgggactcttttttcttcaacatttcaaaatatgcTCTAAATCCACCATACTTTGTGATATCAACTGTACCTTTGGCTTTGTAACCAGATTCTTCACAAATAAAGGATTTGATCCATTCACCAGATTCTAACTCCACTGAACCTATTCCTAATGGTTCAGGAACCATGGAAATAAAAGCACCGAACAGTTCTTTTGGAACACTGTACACTTCTAATTCGATTTGAGAGCCATTGCTATCTTGAACTCTTCTCAAACCAGGTTTTAAAACTGGTCCATTTTTGGGCAAAGCAAAAAGCTGGTAAGcttttgatgtttttgttGTACATAAATATGTTGCATTGACCTTTTCCAATTGCCAATGTAGAGGCAGACCCTTAAGATGTGCACCGACAACAGCCAATTTTATGGACGTAGATGGGTCATAGTCTGGTCCCACTAATTGATCGTTTGCTGGCTTTACTGAAGAAGAGGTAAAAGTACCGTATGTTCTGGAACCGTTGGGGAatatattttggaaatagCGGTTAGCCAACTCTAATAGTGCGTAATCTGTGAATTTTTTACCGATTAAAGTAATACCATTTGGCAAACCATCGTCTCGGAACCCTGCGGGAACAGCAAGGGCTGCCAAATCTGCCAAGTTGACAAAATTAGTCCATGTGCCTTGTCTTGAATTGACTAGGACTGGTTCATCCGCAACTTGTTGCATAGTAGGATTTAAAGGACATGTGGGCACACACAATACATCGACTGATTCGAGAAGTCGTCTCACTTTTTGCAAGATGCCTTGTCTTTTGTATTCAAAACTGAAGCAGTCTACTGCACTGTATTTCTTGGCCCCTTCTATAATTGAAATAACAGTAGGGTCCAAAGATTCCTTTGGTGGTTTACTGTCCAAAAACGATTGAATAGCTTGATAACGCTCGGCCACCCAAGTACCTTCGTATAAACAGCGAGCTAACTCTAAAAGAGGCTCAAAATCAATTTCTATGACGTTAGCGCCCGTTCTTGATAGATTTTCGACAGCATTGGAAAACAGTACAGGATTCTTGGTTTCACCATACCATGGGATATTTTTAGGAATAGCAATCGTTACATtgcttgaaaattttttcaaagggTTGGAAACATAGGGTCTAGAAtattcatcattatcaGGATCTGGCTGGCACATGATGCGGAAGCAGCGTTCAGCATCACTTAGGTTTAATGCAAAGATGGAGACGCAGTCTAAAGATTTACAAGCGGGAACTACACCTTGACAGGAAAAGACGCCCTTTGTTGGCTTTAGGCCAATCAGGTTGTTCAAGGCGGCTGGGACTCTACCAGAACCTGCTGTATCAGTACCCAATGCAATTGG
Encoded here:
- the DUR12 gene encoding bifunctional urea carboxylase/allophanate hydrolase (Urea amidolyase; contains both urea carboxylase and allophanate hydrolase activities, degrades urea to CO2 and NH3; expression sensitive to nitrogen catabolite repression and induced by allophanate, an intermediate in allantoin degradation; protein abundance increases in response to DNA replication stress) — encoded protein: MTVSSDTTAEISLGWSIQDWIDFHKSSSSQASLRLLESLLDSQNVAPVDNAWISLISKENLLHQFQILKSRENKETLPLYGVPIAVKDNIDVRGLPTTAACPSFAYEPSKDSKVVELLRNAGAIIVGKTNLDQFATGLVGTRSPYGKTPCAFSKEHVSGGSSAGSASVVARGIVPIALGTDTAGSGRVPAALNNLIGLKPTKGVFSCQGVVPACKSLDCVSIFALNLSDAERCFRIMCQPDPDNDEYSRPYVSNPLKKFSSNVTIAIPKNIPWYGETKNPVLFSNAVENLSRTGANVIEIDFEPLLELARCLYEGTWVAERYQAIQSFLDSKPPKESLDPTVISIIEGAKKYSAVDCFSFEYKRQGILQKVRRLLESVDVLCVPTCPLNPTMQQVADEPVLVNSRQGTWTNFVNLADLAALAVPAGFRDDGLPNGITLIGKKFTDYALLELANRYFQNIFPNGSRTYGTFTSSSVKPANDQLVGPDYDPSTSIKLAVVGAHLKGLPLHWQLEKVNATYLCTTKTSKAYQLFALPKNGPVLKPGLRRVQDSNGSQIELEVYSVPKELFGAFISMVPEPLGIGSVELESGEWIKSFICEESGYKAKGTVDITKYGGFRAYFEMLKKKESQKKKLFDTVLIANRGEIAVRIIKTLKKLGIRSVAVYSDPDKYSQHVTDADVSVPLHGTTAAQTYLDMNKIIDAAKQTNAQAIIPGYGFLSENADFSDACTSAGITFVGPSGDIIRGLGLKHSARQIAQKAGVPLVPGSLLITSVEEAKKVAAELEYPVMVKSTAGGGGIGLQKVDSEEDIEHIFETVKHQGETFFGDAGVFLERFIENARHVEVQLMGDGFGKAIALGERDCSLQRRNQKVIEETPAPNLPEKTRLALRKAAESLGSLLNYKCAGTVEFIYDEKKDEFYFLEVNTRLQVEHPITEMVTGLDLVEWMIRIAANDAPDFDSTKVEVNGVSMEARLYAENPLKNFRPSPGLLVDVKFPDWARVDTWVKKGTNISPEYDPTLAKIIVHGKDRDDAISKLNQALEETKVYGCITNIDYLKSIITSDFFAKAKVSTNILNSYQYEPTAIEITLPGAHTSIQDYPGRVGYWRIGVPPSGPMDAYSFRLANRIVGNDYRTPAIEVTLTGPSIVFHCETVIAITGGTALCTLDGQEIPQHKPVEVKRGSTLSIGKLTSGCRAYLGIRGGIDVPKYLGSYSTFTLGNVGGYNGRVLKLGDVLFLPSNEENKSVECLPQNIPQSLIPQISETKEWRIGVTCGPHGSPDFFKPESIEEFFSEKWKVHYNSNRFGVRLIGPKPKWARSNGGEGGMHPSNTHDYVYSLGAINFTGDEPVIITCDGPSLGGFVCQAVVPEAELWKVGQVKPGDSIQFVPLSYESSRSLKESQDVAIKSLDGTKLRRLDSVSILPSFETPILAQMEKVNELSPKVVYRQAGDRYVLVEYGDNEMNFNISYRIECLISLVKKNKTIGIVEMSQGVRSVLIEFDGYKVTQKELLKVLVAYETEIQFDENWKITSNIIRLPMAFEDSKTLACVQRYQETIRSSAPWLPNNVDFIANVNGISRNEVYDMLYSARFMVLGLGDVFLGSPCAVPLDPRHRFLGSKYNPSRTYTERGAVGIGGMYMCIYAANSPGGYQLVGRTIPIWDKLCLAASSEVPWLMNPFDQVEFYPVSEEDLDKMTEDCDNGVYKVNIEKSVFDHQEYLRWINANKDSITAFQEGQLGERAEEFAKLIQNANSELKESVTVKPDEEEDFPEGAEIVYSEYSGRFWKSIASVGDVIEAGQGLLIIEAMKAEMIISAPKSGKIIKICHGNGDMVDSGDIVAVIETLA